The sequence GCGAGGACGGTCTCGGCGTACGTGAGCATCGGGTCGCGGCGGTCGGCGAGCCGGGTGGTGCCCGCGTGGTTGGCCTCGCCCCGGAAGTCGAACCGCCAGCGCCCGTGCGGCCAGATCGCGGAGGCGATGCCGACGGGGTCGCCGCTCAGGTCGAGGGCGCGGCCCTGCTCGACGTGGAGTTCGACGAACGCGCCGATCCGGGCGAGCCGTTCGGGGTCGGGCCCGATGGCGTCGGGGTCGTATCCGGCGGCGGCCATGGCCTGCGGCAGGGTGACACCGTCGGCGTCGCGCAGCCGGTGCGCGGCCTCGACGGTCAGCTGCCCGGCGGCGAGCCGGGAGCCGACGCAGGCGAGGCCGAAGCGGGCGCCCTCCTCGTCCCCGAAGTTGGTGATGGCCAGCGGCCTGGTGAACTCCGCTCCCCTGCGGCGGAGTTCGTCGAGCGCGGCGAAGGACGACACGACGCCCAGCGGCCCGTCGAAGGCACCGCCGTCGGGCACGGAGTCGAGGTGCGACCCGGTGACGACGGCGTCCCCGGCGAGCGGGTCCCCGAGCCAGGCCCACTGGTTCCCGTTCCGGTCGGTCTCGACGGCCAGCCCCCGCGCCTCGGCCTGCGCCCGGAACCACTCCCGGCACTCGGCGTCGGCCCCGGTCCATGCGTACCGCCGGTATCCCCCGCTGCCGGGGTGCCGCCCGACGGGCGCGAGCTCGGCCCACATGGCCTGAAAGGAAGCAGGTTGTGGGCAACTGTTCCGCAGGGCGGAACGGGTGGGCACAACGGAACCCGCACCCGGCGAAGGCCCCGCACCGCCCCCCTGCGCAGCCGGAGGCAAAGTCACGCCCTGTCCTCCCCCATCGGCACCCGCACACCCTTGTCCGAGGCCACGGACTCCGCGATGTCGTACCCCGCGTCCACGTGCCGGATGACCCCCATGCCCGGGTCGTTCGTCAGCACCCGCCGGATCTTCTCGCCGGCCAGCGGCGTGCCGTCGGCGACGGTCACCTGCCCGGCGTGGATGGAGCGGCCCATGCCGACCCCGCCGCCGTGGTGGAGGGAGACCCAGGACGCACCCGACGCCACGTTGACCATGGCGTTCAGCAGCGGCCAGTCCGCGATCGCGTCGGAGCCGTCGAGCATGGCCTCGGTCTCCCGGTACGGGGAGGCCACGGACCCGCAGTCCAGGTGGTCGCGCCCGATCGCCAGCGGCGCCGCGAGTTCACCGCTCGCCACCATGTCGTTGAAGCGCTCGCCGGCCCGGTCGCGTTCGCCGTAGCCGAGCCAGCAGATGCGGGCGGGCAGGCCCTGGAAGTGGACGCGCTCGCCGGCCATCTTGATCCAGCGGTGCAGGGACTCGTTCTCCGGGAAGAGTTCGAGCATGGCCTTGTCCGTCTTGTGGATGTCGGACGCCTCGCCGGACAGGGCCGCCCAGCGGAAGGGGCCCTTGCCCTCGCAGAACAGCGGCCGGATGTAGGCGGGCACGAAGCCGGGGAAGTCGAAGGCCCGCTCGTAGCCGGCGAGCTGTGCCTCGCCGCGGATCGAGTTGCCGTAGTCGAAGACCTCCGCGCCCGCGTCCATGAACCCGACCATCGCCTCGACGTGCCGGGCCATCGACTCGCGGGCCCGCTGGGTAAAGTCGGCGGGCTTCTCGGCGGCGTAGGAGGCCATGTCGTCGAAGTCGACGCCGAGCGGGAGGTAGGCCAGCGGGTCGTGCGCGCTGGTCTGGTCGGTGACGATGTCGACCGGGGCGCCCTCGGCGAGCATCCGGGGCAGCAGCTCCGCCGCGTTGCCGAGAAGGCCGATGGAGAGCGGGCGGCGGGCGTCCCGGGCCTCGACGGCCAGCTGGAGCGCGTGCTCCAGGGAGTCGGCCTTCACGTCCAGGTACCGGTGCTCGATGCGGCGCTCGATGGCGCGCGGGTCGCAGTCGATACAGATTGCGACGCCGTCGTTCATGGTCACGGCGAGCGGCTGGGCGCCGCCCATGCCGCCGAGCCCGGCGGTCAGGGTGATCGTCCCGGCCAGCGAGCCCCCGAACTTCTTCGCGGCGACGGCGGCGAAGGTCTCGTAGGTGCCCTGGAGGATGCCCTGCGTGCCGATGTAGATCCAGGAACCGGCGGTCATCTGGCCGTACATGGTGAGCCCGAGCGCCTCCAGGCGGCGGAACTCCTCCCAGTTCGCCCAGTCGCCCACCAGGTTGGAGTTGGCGATCAGGACGCGCGGCGCCCACTCGTGCGTCTGCATGACACCGACCGGCCGCCCGGACTGGACGAGCATCGTCTCGTCCTGCTTGAGCGTGCGCAGCGTACGGACCATGGCGTCGAACGAGCGCCAGTCGCGGGCCGCCTTGCCCGTGCCGCCGTAGACGACGAGCTTGTCGGGGTGCTCGGCGACCTCGGGGTCGAGGTTGTTCTGCAGCATCCGCAGGGCGGCTTCCTGCTGCCATCCCAGGGCACTCAGTTCCGTACCGCGCGGCGCCCGTACGGGGCGGGGTCCTGACATGGCGGTGCCTCCTCGCGACTGTGATTTTTCTATTCACATCTTGAGCGGGTGAATAGCTCCAGTCAACAGGCCCGGCCGGACAGCCCCTGGAGCCGTCCGGTCCGCTTCACGGCGGGACATTCTCCAGCACCCACCTGCATGTACCGATGGAAAATGCCAGAACCCCCACCTGGATCAAGCACGTTGCGTAACCTCAAGGTCACAGCCGAACACCGTGTCGGAGGGGAAATCCGCGTGCCCGGAATCGACGAGTGCCTGCTCGACGTCATGAGACTGCCCGGCGCCAGGGGCGCCGCCGTCGTCGACTGGACGAGCGGTCTCGCCCTCGGCACCATCGGGGACTCGCCCAACGGCGACCACGAGGCCACGGCGGCGGAGACGGCGGAGGTGGCCCGGATGGCCGCCGAACAGCCCGCCTTCGCCCTCGGGTTACCGGACGCGCCCGCTCCGGGCGGCACGGGGAGCGCTCCCCCGGTCGAGGACGTCATCGTCACCGCCCGTGCCGGTTACCACATCCTGCGGTTCGTGGAGACGGACTTCGACAGCAGCGTCTTCCTCCACCTGTGGCTGGACCGCGCCGAGGGCAACCTCGCACTGGCCCGGATCCGTCTGGGCGAGATCGCCGAGCGGCTGGTCCTCGCGTGACAGCCGCCCTCGCGGACGAGACCGCCGCCCCCGTGCTCTCCCCCATGCTCCAGCGCCTCGCCGCCGAACGGGCCACCGGCGCCCTGATGCGCGACCGGGGCACGCTGTACCTCGCCGACGGCGAGGTCGTGCACGCGGAGAGCCCGGCGACGCCCGGGATCGACGTCCTGCTGACCCGGGGCGGCGCGCTGCGCCGCGAGGGCTGGTGGGACGCGGTCGCCGAGGCGGGGGCCGGTCAGCGGGTCGGGCGGCATCTCGTGGACAGCGGCCGGGTGCCGGGCGGCGCGCTGGAACTGTGCCACCTGGGCGCCCTGTACGACGCCGCGTTCTTCGCCCTCGCGCCGACGAGGACACCGGCGCGCTTCCGGTACGGGGTCGCGCACTGGATCGGCCCCGTGCGCCCGGTCCCGGTGGACGCCGTGCAGCGCGAGACCCTGCGGCGCCGGGAGCTGCTGGACCGGATCTGGCCGGACGCGGCGGTGGACACGGCCCCGCTGACGCGGACGGGCCACCCGGACGACTCGCCCGTGCCGCCGGGCCGGCGCCGCGTGCTGGAGCGCGTGGACGGCGTGCGTACGGCCACCGACATCGCGCAGGAACTGGGCAGGTCCGCGTTCCACGTCCTGGTCGACCTGCGGCGCCTCGCGGCGGCCGGGCTGGTCGGACCGGTCCCGCCGGCGGCCGCCCGGGACGCGGAGCGGATCGCGCTGCCCGAGGTCACGGCCGACCCCGACGTCGCCCTGCTGCGCCGGCTCCGAGCCGCATTGGAGGCCTTGTGATACGCGCGCTCAGACAGCGTGCCGGGAGGAGACAGCTGATGGTGCCGGAAGCCGAAGCGCAGGACGTCCTGGCCGAGCTCCAGCGGTTACGGGCACGGGTCCCGCTCCTCTCCGGCGCCCTGGCCGCCAGCACCGACGGACTGGTCCTCGCCCACGACACACCGGGGGTGGAGGCCGAGGGGGTCGCCGCGCTGACCGCCGCCGCGCTCGGCGTCGCGATCCGGATGACCGACGCGACCGGCCGGGGCGGCTTCCGCGAACTGCTCGTACGCGGCGAGACGGGCTACATCGCGACGTACGCGGCCGGATCGCAAGCCGTCCTGACCCTGCTGGCCGAGGACCGGATCAACGTCGGTCGGCTCCATCTGGAGGGCCGCCGGTCCGGCTCCCGCATCGGCGAGCTGATCGACCGGGCCCTGGCGCGCGCCCCGCAGCCCGCCCCCGTACCGCGCCCCCCGCAGCAGCCGGGCGCCCTCCCCCAGCGCCCGACCTGAGCCCACTGACATCACCCGCACCCACACGCACCAACGGAACCGGCCGCAGCGGCCGGACAGAGAAAGGGAGCACCACTCATGGCGAACACCGAAGCGTCACTGAAGGAAGCGATGTCGTCCATCGAGGGCACCACCGGTGTCGCCCTCGTCGACTACACGAGCGGCATGGCGCTGGGCACCCTCGGCGGCGGCAAGGACTTCAACCTGGAGGTCGCGGCCGCCGGCAACACCGATGTCGTACGCGCCAAGCTCCGCACCATGGAGCACCTCGGCATCAAGGACGAGATCGAGGACATCCTGATCACCCTGGGCACCCAGTACCACCTGATCCGGCTCCTCAAGACGCGGGGGAACAACGGCCTGTTCCTCTACCTGGTCCTCGACGGGAGCCGGGCGAACCTGGCGATGGCCCGCCACCAGCTGAAGAAGATCGAGGCGGACCTGGAGGTCTGAGCGCCGAGGGGCGTGCGGGCCGTCCGAGGCCCGCACGCCGCCCCGCCCCACCCCACTTCACTCCACGAACAGCCCCCGCGCCGCCGCCCCCGTGTCGAACTCCTCCAGGCGGGCCTGGGCGTCCGGGAGGCCGTCGCACATGGCCTCCAGCAGGACCCGGCCCAGCAGCATCGGGGCGCAGGCGGTGTCGAAGGCGAGGCCGGTGCCGACGGCGGCCGGGATGAGCAGGTCGCTGTGGCGGGCCACCGGGGCGAACGCGGAGTCGGCCACCGACACCACGGTCAGCCCCCGGCCCCGCGCGTACGCGAGCGCGTCCACGACCTCCCGGGGGTGACGGGGCAGCGCGAAGCAGATCAGCGCGCTCGCCCCGGCCCGCCGGGCCGCGTCGATCCGGTCGTGCAGCATGCTGCCGCCCTCGTCGAGCACCCGGATGTCCGGGTGCACCTTGGCGGCGAAGTAGCCGAACCCCCGCGCCTGCGAGGACGCCGCGCGCAGCCCGAGCACCGGCAGCGGCCGGGACGCGGCGAGCAGCCGGCCGGCCCGCTCCACGGGGCCCGGGTCGGCGAGGAGTTCGGCGAGATGGCGCAGGTTCTCGATCTCCCCGAGCACCGCCTGCTGGTACTCGTTGTACGTCTCCTCGCCCTCGCCCGCCTCCGCCCCGGCCGGGGCCACCTCGCGCAGGTGCTTGCGCAGCGCGGGATAGCCGTCGAAGCCGAGCGCCACGGCGAACCGGGTGACCGAGGGCTGGCTGACCCCGGCCAGTTCCGCCAGCTCGACGCTGGAGAGGAACGGGGCGTCACCGGCCCTGCGCACCATCGAGTGCGCGATGCGCCGCTGCGTGGGCGTGAGCCGGCGCCCCTCGAACAGCTCCTGCAACCGCGCGGCCGGGCTGCTCCCGCTCATCCTGTCCCCTCGGTAGGTCCGCCGCGCCGAGGCCCGGCGCCGACGAATCCATTCAGCCAGCAAGGGGTCTGCATGTCCATATGCAGCCGGGCCGGCCGGCCTGCCGTTGCCGGGGCCAGGACCTCGCCCCGTCCGCCCGTACGCCGCCGGATCGGCGTCGGGCACGGCGTTGCGGACGACTTTCCCGCACCGGAAACCGGGGGGCTAGCCCCACTGACCCGGCCGCCTCCGCTTCGTACCGTGGCAACCATGGACGCATCGGACACCGAGCTCGACAGAGAGCTCAAGGCGACTCTGCAGGCCCGCAGCGAACTGGGGGCCGACTACGACTCCGCGCTCGTCGAGTCGTTCCTGGAGAAGGTGGAACAGCGGCTCGACGCCACGCTCGACCGCAGGGTCCGGCGGCATCTCGCCGAGGAACGGACCTCGGTCGCCCGGGGCGCGCGGCCCGCGTCGCAGCCGCCCGGGAACTTCGGCGAGCGGTTCGGGTTCGGGATCATCTCACTGGTCCTGGCCGTCCCGCTGTCCGCGATCGGCGCCGCGAACGCCGGCATCGGCGGGCTCGTCGTGGCCTGGATCGGCATCGTCGGCGTCAACGTCGTCCAGGCCGGGCACGGCAAGCGGCTGTTCCGCGGTCGCGAGGAGCGGCGGACGGCCTCCGACTGGGAGGACTGAGCCCTCCCCCGGGGAGCCCGTCCGGCTCACGCCTGACGGGTCGGCAGGACGACCAGCTGGCGCAGGTTGATGTGGCGGGCGCGGCTCGTGGTGTACGCGATGAGGTCGGCGATCTCGTCGGAGGAGAGCCCGCCGAGCGCGTCGAACATGCCGTCCAGCTGGTCGCTCAGCTCCGTGTTGTCGACGTGCCCGGCCAGCTCCGAGTCGGTGAGGCCCGGCTCGATGTTGGTGACCCGGACGTCGCGCGGCCCGAGTTCGGTGCGCAGCGAGGCGGACAGGTAGGTGAGCGCGGCCTTCGTGGCGCCGTAGACCGCGTAGTTGGGGAACGTGATGTGCGCGCCGATCGAGGAGATGTTGACCAGGTCGGCCGTGCGGCCCTCGGCGGCTGCCGCCACCAGGTCGGCGGTGAAGGCCCGGATGACGCGCAGCGCGCCGGCCACATTGGTGTCGAGCATGCGCTGCCACTCGTCGGCGCGCCCCGCGTCCAGCGGGTTCGGCAGCATCACCCCGGCCGCGTTGACCACCAGGTCCACCGGGCCGAACGCGGCGTGCACCCGCTCCGCCGCCGCGTCCACGGACGCCTGGTCGGTGACGTCGGCGGCGACGGCGAGGGCCTGGCCGCCGTCCGCGGTGATCTTCCCGGCCAGCTCCTCCAGCCGCTCCGCGCGGCGGGCCAGCAGCGCCACCCGTACGCCCTGCGCGGCGAGCAGCCGGGCGGTCGCCGCGCCCATGCCGCTGGCGGCTCCGGTGACGACGGCGGTGCGGCCTGCGAGCGTCTCGTACGACATGGGTACTCCCCGGTTCGGTGTCCGGCCGGGGCGTCTCCCCGGCCGGACACCACTCTGGTCCGGGCGGCGCCGGCCACCCAGGGATGCGTTGTTCCTGGGTCTGCCAGTACCAGGCTGCGCGGGCGCCGTTCTCCTACGATCACACCCATGGACGGCGAACTCGGTGACTTCCTGCGCTCACGGCGCGCCCGCATCGGCCCCGAGGACGTGGGGCTCAACTCGTACGGCCGCAGGCGCGTTCCGGGCCTGCGGCGCGAGGAGGTGGCGCAGCTCGCCGGAGTGAGCGTCGACTACTACATCCGGCTGGAGCAGGGGCGCGGGCCCAGCGTCTCGGACGCGGTGCTCGACGCGATAGCCCGGGTGCTCCGGCTCGACGCGACGGAGCAGGCGTATCTGCGGACGGTGGCGCGGCCCAACGGGCGCAAGGCTCCGGCTCCCGCGGTCCGGCGGGTGCGGCCGGGGCTGCGGCTGCTGCTCGACCTGTTCGACCGGGCGCCCGCCTTCGTGCTGGGGCGGCGGATGGACGTGCTGGCGTGGAACGCGCTGGGCGACGCCCTCAACGGCTTCTCCCGGATGCCGGCCGGCGAGCGCAACATGCCGCGCCAGGCCTTCCTGGCGCCGGGGGCGCGGGAGTTGTACCCGGACTGGCCGGCCGTGGCGGCGGAGACGGTCGCCTATCTGCGCCTGGACGCGGGGCTGCACCCGGACGACAAGGAACTGGCCTCTCTGGTGGGCGAGTTGTCGGTCAAGAGTGAGGACTTCCGCCGGCTGTGGGCGGACCACCAGGTGAAGGCGAAGACATACGGCGTGAAGCGGATGGCCCATCCGGTGGTGGGTGCGCTGACGCTTCCGTACGAGACGCTCGCGGTGCCCGGTGAGCCGGAACTCTCGCTGGTCGTCTACACCCCGGAGCCGGGTTCGGAGACGGCCGAGCGCGTCGCCCTGCTGGCGAGCTGGTCGGCGGACGGGCCGCAGGAGCAGGAGGGCGCGCCGGAGCTGCGCGCGTAGACGGTATGTCGCGGGGACCGCCGCACCCCCGGTTTCCCAGGGGGCGGGACGACGGCGGTCCCCGCGAAGGACGCGGCTGCCCGGGTCAGGGCCGGGTGACGCGTCCGGGCGACGGTGGAGGTCCGGGAGCCGCTCCGTAGTCCGTGTCGCCGTTCCGGTGCCGGGGGGTTTCCCCTCCGACACCCACTAATCTGCCCGAGCCGTGTTAAGCGGGTGCTGCGGCCACGTGACGCACGCGTACCGTTTTCGCGAAGGGCGCGTCCACGTGGCCTTTTCCCCGCCGGGCGGTTCTACGGCTTCGCGGCCGGGGCGTCCTTGGCCAGGTAGGCCAGCAGGTCCTGACGGCTGACGACGCCCTTGGGCTTGCCCTCCACCAGCACGATCGCCGCGTCCGCCGCGCCGGTGCCGCCGAGCACCGCCATCAGGTCCTCGACCGGTTCGCCGGAGCCGACCTGCGGCAGCGGCGGCGACATGTGCTTCTCCAGCGGGTCGGTGAGCGAGGCGCGCTGGGCGAACAGCGCGTTCAGCAGCTCCCGCTCGACGACCGAGCCGATGACCTCGGCGGCCATCACGTCCGGGTGGCCCGCGCCCGGCTTCACGATCGGCATCTGCGAGACGCCGTACTCGCGCAGCACGTCGATCGCCTCGCCGACCGTCTCCTCCGGGTGCATGTGGACGAGGGTGGGGATCGGCCCCTCCTTGTGGTTCAGGACGTCCGCGACCCGGGCCGAGGGCCCGGTGTCCTCCAGGAAGCCGTAGTCGGCCATCCACTCGTCGTTGAAGATCTTCGAGAGGTAGCCGCGCCCGCTGTCCGGGAGCAGGACGACGACCACGTCCTCGGGACCGAGCCGCTTCGCGACCTCCAGGGCGCCCACGACCGCCATGCCGCAGGAGCCGCCGACGAGCAGACCCTCCTCCTTGGCGAGGCGGCGGGTCATCTGGAACGAGTCCTTGTCGGACACGGCGACGATCTCGTCGGTGACCGTCCGGTCGTACGCGGAGGGCCAGAAGTCCTCGCCGACGCCCTCGACGAGGTACGGCCGGCCGGAGCCGCCGGAGTAGACCGAGCCCTCCGGGTCCGCGCCGATGACCTGGACGGAGCCGCCGCTGGCCTCCTTCAGATAGCGGCCGGTACCACTGATCGTGCCGCCGGTGCCGACGCCCGCCACGAAGTGGGTGATCTTCCCCTCCGTCTGCTCCCACAGCTCGGGACCGGTGGTCTCGTAGTGGGAACGCGGGTTGTTGGGGTTGGAGTACTGGTCGGGCTTCCAGGCTCCGGGCGTCTCACGGACCAGCCGGTCGGAGACGTTGTAGTAGGAGTCGGGGTGCTCGGGGTCGACCGCCGTGGGGCAGACGACGACCTCGGCACCGTAGGCGCGCAGTACGTTGATCTTGTCCGTGGACACCTTGTCCGGGCAGACGAAGACGCACTTGTACCCCTTCTGCTGCGCGACGATCGCCAGGCCGACGCCCGTGTTGCCGCTCGTCGGCTCGACGATCGTGCCGCCGGGCTTCAGCTCGCCGCTCTGTTCGGCGGCCTCGATCATGCGCAGGGCGATGCGGTCCTTGACCGACCCGCCGGGGTTGAAGTACTCGACCTTGGCCAGGACCGTCGCCTGGATGCCGGCCGTGACACTGCGCAGCCTCACCAGCGGGGTATTGCCTACGAGGCTGATCATCGAATCGTGGAATTGCACCGTGTACTCCGGGGTCTCCGAGATGGTCCGGCAAGCGTATGCGTACGGGCACGGGATTGGGTGGCGCGATTGAACGACGGCCGGTAGCGGGCAGGTAGCTGTGTGTACGGCTCTACGGCGGTACGTGCGACGAGGAGGTGGACCGGACTGTGTCGACGGCAAGGGTGGCACGGCGGATCGCGGCGGGCGCGGCCTACGGCGGTGGCAGCATCGGGCTGCTGGGCGCCGCGGCCGTGGGTGTCCTGCTGGCGGAGGTCCAGCTGGCGAAGCGGCAGGTGGGCGGCGGTATCGCGCCGGTCCCGCCGAGCGCGGACGGGCGGTACGGGGTGGCGTTCACGGGCCCGGCGGAGCCGTTGCGCCTCGGGCTGCTCGGGGACTCCACGGCGGCCGGACAGGGGGTGCGGCGGGCCGGGCAGACCCCGGGGGCGCTGCTGGCGTCGGGGCTGGCGGCGGTGTCGGAGCGGCCGGTGGATCTGCGCAACGTGGCGCTGCCGGGTGCGCGGTCGGACGATCTGGAGCGGCAGGTCTCGCTGCTGCTCGCGGACCCGGCCCGGACGCCCGACGTATGCGTGATCATGATCGGCGCCAACGACGTGACGCACCGGATGCCCGCGACCCAGTCGGTGCGCTGTCTGACGACGGCGGTGCGCAGGCTCCGGACGGCCGGGGCGGAGGTCGTCGTCGGGACCTGTCCGGACCTGGGCACGATCGAGCCGGTCTACCAGCCGCTGCGCTGGCTGGCCCGGCGGGTGAGCCGTCAGCTGGCGGCGGCGCAGACGATCGGCGCGGTGGAGCAGGGCGGGCGCACGGTGTCGCTGGGCGATCTGCTGGGCCCGGAGTTCGAGGAGAACCCGCGCGAGCTGTTCGGCCCGGACAACTACCACCCGTCGGCCGAGGGCTACGCGACCGCGGCCATGGCGGTGCTGCCGACGCTGTGCGCGGTGCTGGGCCTGTGGCCGGAGTCCGACCGGCTGGACGGCGCCCGGCGCGAGGACATGCTGCCGGTGGCCGAGGCGGCCTCCCAGGCGGCCAAGGAGGCCGGTACGGAGGTCACCGGCGCCCGTGCGCCCTGGGCCCTGCTCAAGCACCGCAGGCGGCGGCGCCTGCCCGCGTCCACGGAGCCGCATCCCCACCCGCACCCGGAGCCCGGGGGCTCGACCCGCCTCGATCACCGGCTCGGCACGGACGCGGACGGCACACCGAGGCACGCGTGGGTCCGCCGGCCGGGCAGCCCCCCGCGGGAATGACGTCTTTCTCCGGGTGGCCGCCGGGGCCACCCCGCCCCGGCGGCCACCCCGGGAATGCGTCCGCTGACTGAGCGGTTGCTTAGAAAAGAGGCCCGCATCACATGCCGCCTCGGGTGACCCGGGCGCTACGTCCGGGTAATTTCCAGAGCAGTCGTGCCGTACCACCGGGTCTGCCCGCTCCTTCAGGCAGCCTGTCCGCCCTCAGCCCCCATGGAGCCGCGTGATGCCCGAAGCCGTGATCGTCTCTGCCGCCCGTTCGCCCATCGGCCGGGCCTTCAAGGGTTCGCTGAAGGATCTGCGCGCGGACGATCTGACCGCCACGATCATCCGGACCGCGCTGGCCAAGGTCCCCGAGCTGGACCCGAAGGACATCGACGACCTGATGCTCGGCTGCGGCCTGCCCGGCGGCGAGCAGGGCAACAACCTGGGCCGCATCATCGCCGTACAGATGGGGATGGACCACCTTCCCGGCTGTACGGTCACCCGCTACTGCTCGTCCTCGCTGCAGACCAGCCGCATGGCCCTGCACGCGATCAAGGCCGGCGAGGGCGACGTCTTCATCTCGGCCGGTGTCGAGATGGTGTCCCGCTTCGCCAAGGGCAACTCGGACAGCCTGCCGGACACGCACAACCCGCTCTTCGCCGAGGCCGAGGCCCGCACCGCCGCCCGCGCCGAGGAGTCCGGTGCGAGCTGGCACGACCCGCGCGAGGACGGCCTCGTCCCGGACGCCTACATCTCCATGGGCCAGACCGCGGAGAACCTGGCCCGGCTCAAGGGCGTGACCCGCCAGGACATGGACGAGTTCGGCGTACGGTCGCAGAACCTCGCCGAGGAGGCCCTGAAGAACGGCTTCTGGGAGCGCGAGATCACCCCGGTGACCACGCCGGACGGCACCGTCGTCGCCAAGGACGACGGCCCGCGCGCGGGCGTCACGCTGGAGGGCGTCCAGGGCCTGAAGCC is a genomic window of Streptomyces sp. NBC_00708 containing:
- a CDS encoding acetyl-CoA C-acetyltransferase, translated to MPEAVIVSAARSPIGRAFKGSLKDLRADDLTATIIRTALAKVPELDPKDIDDLMLGCGLPGGEQGNNLGRIIAVQMGMDHLPGCTVTRYCSSSLQTSRMALHAIKAGEGDVFISAGVEMVSRFAKGNSDSLPDTHNPLFAEAEARTAARAEESGASWHDPREDGLVPDAYISMGQTAENLARLKGVTRQDMDEFGVRSQNLAEEALKNGFWEREITPVTTPDGTVVAKDDGPRAGVTLEGVQGLKPVFRPDGLVTAGNCCPLNDGAAALVIMSDTKARELGLTPLARIVSTGVSGLSPEIMGYGPVEASKQALKRAGLTVGDIDLAEINEAFAAQVIPSYRDLGLPLEKVNVNGGAIAVGHPFGMTGARITGTLINSLQFHDKQFGLETMCVGGGQGMAMVIERLS